The Deltaproteobacteria bacterium genomic interval GAGATGGCCGTCTTCGTCGGGATCCTGCTGGTGGGGCTGGTCTACGCGTGGAAAAAGGGAGCGCTCGAATGGCAGTGAAGCGCGAAAGGGACGGCTCCCCCGGCTACACGCTGACCACGCTCGAGTCGCTGGTGGCGTGGGGGAGGAAATATTCCCTCTACCCGTTCACCTTCGCCACCGCCTGCTGCGGCATCGAGGTGATGGGGGCGTTCGGCACGCACTACGACATGTCCCGGTTCGGCGCCGAGGTCGTCCGCTTCTCCCCGCGGCAGGCCGACGTGCTCCTGGTGGCCGGCACCATCAACTACAAGATGGCCCCGGTCCTGAAGCGGATCTACGACCAGATGCTCGACCCGAAGTGGGTGATCTCCATGGGCGCGTGCGCCTGCACGGGCGGCTTCTACAACAACTACACGGTCCTCCAGGGGATCGACAAGATCCTCCCGGTCGACGTCTACATCCCCGGCTGCCCCCCGAACCCGGAGGGGATCATCGACGCCGTCGTCCGGATCCAGAAGATGCTCGAGACCGGCGCGCCGCGCGCCGCCGAGCGCTGGCCGATCAAGTAGGGGGAAGGGCAAAACCTTGGGCGTGGTGCTCGACATGCTGTCCGCGAAGTTCGGGTCCGACGTCGTGTCGACGCACTCGGACTTCGGCGACGACACCGCGCTCGTCCGCCGGGAACGGATCGTGGAGATCCTCTCCTACCTCCGGGACGACCCGGCGCTTCTGTTCGATTTCGCGATGGACCTCACCGGGGTCGACTACCTGGGCGAGGAGCCGCGGTTCGAGGTGGTGTACCACCTCTACTCGCTGGAGAAGAGGCACCGGGTCCGGATCAAGGTGCGGCTCCACGAGGACGACCCGGTGATCGACTCGGCGGTCCCGGTGTGGCCCGGGATCAACTGGTACGAACGGGAGGCGTACGACATGTACGGCATCGTCTTCCGCGGCCACCCGAACCTGGCGCGGATCCTCCTGTACGAGGGGTTCCAGGGACATCCGCTCCGGAAGGATTACCCGAAGGCGAAGCGCCAGCCCACGATCGGGCCGGAGGAATAGATGACGGATCGGATCGAGATAGAGGCCCGGAGCACGCACCTCGACATGCAGGCCGAGCCGATGCTGATCAACATCGGCCCGTCGCACCCGGCCACGCACGCGACGCTCCGGTTCAAGGCTCTGCTGGACGGCGAGACGATCATCGACCTCGAGTCCGAGTTCGGCTACCTCCACCGCGGCTTCGAGAAGGAGTCGGAGGCGGCCACGTGGACCCAGGTGATCCCCTACACCGACCGGCTGAACTACGTCTCCCCGCTGATGAACAACGTCGGGTACGCGATGGCGGTGGAGAAGCTGTGCGGGATCAAGACGACCGAGCGGTGCGACTACATCCGCGTCATTATTTCCGAGCTCTCCCGGATCATCGACCACATGGTGTGCATCGGCACGAACATGGTCGACCTGGGGGCGCTGACGAACTTCTGGTACTTCTGGAAGCCGCGCGAGGAGGTCTACAAGCTGATCGAGGAGCTGTGCGGCCAGCGGCTGACCACCGCGTACACCCGGATCGGCGGCCTCATGGCGGACCTCCCCGACGGGTGGACCGACCGGGTCCTCGCCGTGTGCCGGGGGGTCATCCCGGAGTGCATCGCCGACGTGAACGCGCTGCTCACGAAGAACCGGATCTTCATCGAGCGGACGATGGGCGTCGGTCCGATCGCGGCGAAGGACGCCGTCGCGCTCGGCTTCACCGGCCCGTGCCTGCGGGCGGCGGGGGTCCCCCTCGACCTGCGGAAGGACCAGCCGTACCTCGTCTACGACCGGTTCGACTTCGACGTGCCCATCGGGGAGAAGGGCGACACGTGCGACCGGTACATGGTCCGGATGGAGGAGATGCGGCAGTCGCTGCGGATCATCGAGCAGGCGATCGCGCACCTTCCCGGAGGGCCCGTCAACGTCGACGACCCCCGGTTCACCCTGCCGCCGAAGGAGCTGGTGTACGAGAACATCGAGGCGTTGATGAACCACTTCAAGTTCATCATGGAGGGGATCCAGGTGCCGGCCGGCGAGGCGTATTCGGCGACCGAGGCGGCCAACGGCGAGCTCGGATTCTACATCGTGAGCCGGGGGGGCGGCGGCCCGTACAAGATCAAGGTCCGGCCGCCGTGCTTCCCGCTGTTCCAGGGGATCCGGCACCTGGTGAAGGGGCAGATGGTCGCGGACCTGATCGCCGTGCTGGGGAGCGTCAACATCATCGCGGGGGAGCTGGACCGGTGAGCTTCGAGTTCTCCGATGCCGGGCGCAGGGAGTTCGACCGCCTGCTGACCCGCTACCCGGACAGGATGGCCGTCGTGCTGCCCGCCCTCCACCTCGCGCAGCGGGAGCTGGGGTACGTCTCCGACGAGGCGATCGTCCACATCGCGGAGCGGGTCGGCACGTCGCCGGCGTACGTAGAGGGGGTCGCCACCTTCTACACGATGTACAACCGCAAACCCGTGGGGAAGTACCACGTGCAGATCTGCCGGAACATCTCCTGCTCGCTGCTGGGCGCGGAGCACCTGATCGAGCACGTGTCGAAGAAGCTGGGCGTTGCGCCCGGGGAGACGACGCCGGACGGGAAGTTCACGCTTTCGAAGGTGGAGTGCCTGGGCTCCTGCGGGACCGCCCCGGTGATGATGGTGAACGACGACTACCACGAGAACCTGACCGCCGGGTCGATCGACCGGATCCTCGACGGGCTGAAGTGAGCGGCATGGAAACGGTCTTGACCACCCATTTCGCCGACGACCGGTACCGCGGGCTTTCCGGCTACCGCCGGACCGGCGGGTACGATGCGCTGAAAAAGGCGTTCGCGATGACGCCCGAGGCGATCATCGACGAGGTGAAGAAGGCGAATCTTCGCGGGCGCGGCGGCGCGGGGTTCCCGGCCGGCGTCAAGTGGGGGTTCCTCCCCAAGGACCTCTCCCGGCCGCGGGTGCTCGTCATCAACGCGGACGAGGGGGAGCCGGGCACCTTCAAGGACCGGGTGATCATGAGCCGCGGCCCGCACCTGCTGATCGAGGGGATCGTCATCTCCTGCTTCGCGCTGCGGGCGCACGCCTGCTGGATCTACATCCGGGGAGAGTTCGTCCGCGAGGCGCGGATCCTGGACGAGGCGATCGCCGAGGCGTACGGGGCGGGGCTGCTGGGGAAGGACATCCTGGGAAGCGGGTTCGACCTCGACGTGACGGTCCACCGCGGCGCGGGGGCGTACATCTGCGGCGAGGAGACATCGCTCATCAATTCGCTGGAGGGGAAGCGCGGCTGGCCGC includes:
- the nuoB gene encoding NADH-quinone oxidoreductase subunit NuoB — its product is MAVKRERDGSPGYTLTTLESLVAWGRKYSLYPFTFATACCGIEVMGAFGTHYDMSRFGAEVVRFSPRQADVLLVAGTINYKMAPVLKRIYDQMLDPKWVISMGACACTGGFYNNYTVLQGIDKILPVDVYIPGCPPNPEGIIDAVVRIQKMLETGAPRAAERWPIK
- a CDS encoding NADH-quinone oxidoreductase subunit C, giving the protein MLSAKFGSDVVSTHSDFGDDTALVRRERIVEILSYLRDDPALLFDFAMDLTGVDYLGEEPRFEVVYHLYSLEKRHRVRIKVRLHEDDPVIDSAVPVWPGINWYEREAYDMYGIVFRGHPNLARILLYEGFQGHPLRKDYPKAKRQPTIGPEE
- the nuoD gene encoding NADH dehydrogenase (quinone) subunit D, which gives rise to MTDRIEIEARSTHLDMQAEPMLINIGPSHPATHATLRFKALLDGETIIDLESEFGYLHRGFEKESEAATWTQVIPYTDRLNYVSPLMNNVGYAMAVEKLCGIKTTERCDYIRVIISELSRIIDHMVCIGTNMVDLGALTNFWYFWKPREEVYKLIEELCGQRLTTAYTRIGGLMADLPDGWTDRVLAVCRGVIPECIADVNALLTKNRIFIERTMGVGPIAAKDAVALGFTGPCLRAAGVPLDLRKDQPYLVYDRFDFDVPIGEKGDTCDRYMVRMEEMRQSLRIIEQAIAHLPGGPVNVDDPRFTLPPKELVYENIEALMNHFKFIMEGIQVPAGEAYSATEAANGELGFYIVSRGGGGPYKIKVRPPCFPLFQGIRHLVKGQMVADLIAVLGSVNIIAGELDR
- the nuoE gene encoding NADH-quinone oxidoreductase subunit NuoE encodes the protein MSFEFSDAGRREFDRLLTRYPDRMAVVLPALHLAQRELGYVSDEAIVHIAERVGTSPAYVEGVATFYTMYNRKPVGKYHVQICRNISCSLLGAEHLIEHVSKKLGVAPGETTPDGKFTLSKVECLGSCGTAPVMMVNDDYHENLTAGSIDRILDGLK